A part of Larkinella insperata genomic DNA contains:
- a CDS encoding DUF4180 domain-containing protein, giving the protein MQIESHQINEASIAEVIADETVIATTEDGLDLLGNLYYQGFDNIVVYEKNITPAFFDLKTGIAGEILQKFSNYRVRLAIVGDFSRYPGKSIQDFIFESNKAGHINFVQSKAEALDCLSKRGR; this is encoded by the coding sequence ATGCAGATTGAATCACACCAGATCAACGAGGCCTCAATCGCCGAAGTAATTGCTGATGAGACGGTAATTGCGACAACGGAAGACGGCCTGGACTTATTGGGAAATTTATACTATCAGGGTTTCGACAACATTGTGGTGTACGAGAAAAACATCACCCCGGCGTTCTTCGATTTAAAAACCGGCATCGCGGGCGAAATTCTGCAAAAATTCTCCAATTACCGGGTTCGGCTGGCCATCGTCGGTGACTTCTCCCGGTACCCGGGCAAAAGCATCCAGGACTTTATTTTTGAAAGCAACAAGGCCGGTCATATTAATTTTGTTCAATCAAAAGCCGAAGCACTGGACTGTCTATCGAAACGCGGCCGGTAA
- a CDS encoding helix-turn-helix domain-containing protein, giving the protein MFVNDIEYKFIQPPAFLAEFVESYWMLVNHSEEEKAVVLVPDGRVDVFFSYSSAEPFHTTVAGVEREASSASIRPRTVIFAVSFKLLAVEYILDTTVSVNEVRYLPAGFWGITADDLADFGRFCQTISDILKGLADKAMDGRKVKLFELIYGSNGSLPIRELAERAAWSSRQINRYFNQRFGISLKAYCDILRFRASFQDIRAGKLFPEQNFTDQAHFIRDVRKFSGVTPKGLRKNQNDRFIQFSTLEKR; this is encoded by the coding sequence ATGTTTGTCAATGACATCGAATACAAATTCATCCAGCCGCCTGCATTTCTTGCGGAGTTCGTGGAAAGCTACTGGATGCTGGTGAACCATTCAGAGGAAGAAAAGGCCGTTGTGCTGGTGCCGGATGGCCGGGTGGATGTGTTCTTTTCCTATTCGTCCGCGGAGCCGTTTCATACCACCGTTGCCGGTGTCGAACGGGAAGCGTCGTCGGCTTCCATTCGGCCCCGTACCGTCATTTTTGCGGTCAGTTTTAAGTTGCTGGCCGTCGAATACATCCTCGATACGACGGTTTCGGTCAACGAAGTCCGGTATTTGCCCGCCGGTTTCTGGGGAATCACGGCGGATGATTTGGCCGACTTCGGCCGTTTTTGCCAAACCATTTCGGATATTCTGAAAGGGCTGGCCGACAAAGCGATGGATGGGCGAAAAGTGAAGCTGTTCGAATTGATTTATGGCTCCAACGGCTCGCTGCCAATCCGTGAACTAGCCGAACGGGCAGCCTGGAGCAGCCGCCAGATCAACCGGTATTTTAACCAGCGGTTTGGGATTTCTTTGAAAGCGTATTGCGACATTCTGCGGTTTCGGGCGTCGTTTCAGGACATCAGGGCGGGTAAGCTGTTCCCGGAGCAGAATTTTACCGACCAGGCGCATTTTATCCGGGATGTCCGGAAGTTTTCGGGTGTTACGCCGAAAGGGCTCCGCAAAAATCAGAACGACCGATTTATACAATTTTCGACCTTGGAGAAGCGGTAG
- a CDS encoding FAD-dependent oxidoreductase: protein MLIQDKKIAIVGGGPGGLTLARLLQRRGATVQVYERDVNKGVRVQGATLDLHEESGLEAIRQAGLLDAFRANYRPGADKIRIVDPHGAVLFDDNFNADDQLFRPEIDRGPLRNLLLESLQPGTVVWNSHLVALTPQGDSWKLAFQNGTSAAADLVIAADGANSKIRPLITPIKPFYSGVTIVEGTVYHSEKAVPRIHQLLNGGKIFALGDSKTLIVSSKGDGSLVFYTGCKTDEDWVHRSGIDFTDRARVTAWFRQEFTGWDTLWLELFENAEGGFIPRPQYCMPLDQTWETLPNLTMLGDAAHLMPPYAGEGVNMAMLDALELSDCLTNSECPDLRTALMAYETRMRARASEIARMTLEQTRQLHSGQGLARMLEMFA from the coding sequence ATGTTGATCCAAGACAAAAAAATAGCCATTGTGGGCGGAGGTCCCGGTGGACTGACGCTGGCCAGGTTGCTGCAACGCCGGGGTGCCACGGTTCAGGTGTACGAACGGGACGTGAACAAAGGTGTCCGGGTGCAGGGGGCCACGCTGGACCTGCACGAAGAATCCGGCCTGGAAGCGATCCGGCAGGCCGGTTTACTCGACGCCTTCCGGGCCAATTACCGTCCCGGTGCCGACAAGATACGGATTGTGGATCCACACGGCGCCGTTCTTTTTGACGACAATTTCAACGCCGACGATCAGCTGTTTCGCCCCGAGATTGATCGCGGCCCTCTGCGGAACCTTCTCCTGGAATCGTTGCAGCCGGGCACGGTGGTCTGGAACAGCCACCTGGTGGCGTTGACACCTCAGGGAGACAGCTGGAAACTGGCATTCCAAAATGGCACCTCGGCCGCGGCCGACCTGGTCATTGCGGCCGATGGGGCTAACTCCAAAATCCGGCCGCTCATTACGCCCATTAAACCCTTTTACTCCGGGGTTACCATCGTGGAAGGCACGGTGTATCATTCCGAAAAAGCCGTACCCCGCATCCACCAGTTGCTGAATGGCGGGAAAATATTCGCTTTAGGCGACTCCAAGACGCTGATCGTGAGTTCAAAGGGCGACGGTAGTCTGGTGTTTTACACGGGTTGTAAGACCGACGAAGACTGGGTACACCGCAGCGGAATCGACTTCACCGACCGGGCCCGGGTTACCGCCTGGTTTCGGCAGGAATTTACCGGCTGGGATACCCTCTGGCTCGAATTATTCGAAAACGCGGAGGGCGGTTTTATCCCCCGGCCACAATACTGCATGCCGCTGGACCAGACCTGGGAGACGCTGCCGAATCTGACGATGCTGGGTGATGCGGCCCACCTGATGCCGCCGTACGCTGGCGAAGGCGTCAACATGGCCATGCTCGACGCCCTGGAACTATCCGATTGCCTCACCAATAGCGAATGTCCGGATCTGCGCACGGCGCTGATGGCCTATGAAACCCGTATGCGTGCCCGGGCCTCCGAAATTGCCAGAATGACCCTGGAGCAAACCCGGCAACTGCATTCCGGTCAGGGCCTGGCCCGTATGCTCGAAATGTTTGCTTAG
- a CDS encoding TfoX/Sxy family protein: MPYSEALADRVRERLADLPNLEEKAMMGGRLFLYNDKMLVGVIQDDLLCRIDPAIYEQMLEKNGCRVMYSGKRPMKGYVLVDESGRRTQKEFDEWINLTLDFNPRAKSSRKK; encoded by the coding sequence ATGCCTTATAGCGAAGCATTAGCCGACCGGGTCCGGGAGCGGCTGGCCGATCTGCCCAACCTGGAGGAAAAAGCCATGATGGGCGGCCGGCTCTTTCTGTACAACGACAAAATGTTGGTGGGAGTCATTCAGGACGACTTGCTGTGCCGCATCGATCCTGCTATTTACGAGCAGATGCTCGAAAAAAACGGGTGTCGGGTTATGTACTCGGGCAAACGGCCCATGAAAGGGTACGTGCTGGTGGATGAAAGCGGCAGGCGAACCCAGAAAGAATTCGACGAATGGATCAACCTGACGCTGGATTTTAATCCCAGGGCGAAGTCATCCCGGAAAAAATAA
- a CDS encoding SDR family oxidoreductase encodes MKKVLITGANKSIGYETARQLIRQGYYVYLGSRDRQKGQQAVEALNAEGLTQVEAVEIDVSNAESVAAARQEIGQKTDVLDVLINNAGISGGMAQAATTTDPALIRQVFDTNFFGPIQVTQAFLDLLQQSEAPRIVNVTSGLGSLTLHSDPTWRYYAVKGAAYGPSKTALNAYTIALAYELRDSAFKVNAVDPGYTATDFNHHSGFRTVDDAAAQLVKYATLDADGPTGGFFSLDNNPETGVSPW; translated from the coding sequence ATGAAAAAAGTCTTAATCACCGGAGCCAATAAAAGCATTGGTTACGAAACCGCCCGCCAGCTGATCCGCCAGGGCTATTACGTGTATTTAGGAAGCCGCGACCGCCAGAAAGGGCAACAGGCCGTTGAAGCGCTCAACGCCGAAGGACTCACGCAGGTTGAAGCCGTTGAAATTGACGTGAGCAACGCGGAATCGGTAGCCGCGGCCCGGCAGGAAATTGGTCAGAAAACCGACGTGCTGGATGTCCTGATCAACAACGCCGGCATTAGCGGAGGCATGGCCCAGGCCGCCACCACCACCGACCCGGCCCTGATCCGGCAGGTGTTCGACACCAACTTTTTCGGTCCTATTCAGGTCACCCAGGCGTTTCTGGATCTGCTCCAGCAATCCGAAGCTCCCCGGATTGTCAATGTCACCTCCGGCTTAGGGTCTTTGACGCTGCACAGCGATCCGACCTGGCGCTACTACGCGGTCAAAGGCGCGGCATACGGTCCGTCGAAAACGGCCCTGAACGCGTACACGATCGCACTGGCGTACGAACTGCGCGACTCGGCCTTCAAGGTCAATGCTGTCGACCCGGGATACACAGCCACCGATTTCAACCACCACAGCGGTTTTCGGACCGTCGACGACGCTGCCGCCCAGCTCGTCAAATACGCTACGCTGGATGCGGATGGCCCCACGGGCGGATTCTTCAGCCTGGACAATAACCCCGAAACGGGCGTCAGTCCGTGGTAA
- a CDS encoding AraC family transcriptional regulator: protein MNPIRTDHEIPRYALNPLDGAGNSMFQVVEGTGQLPSQQDALLIPHRKDYYFLAYVRDGNTRHWVDMTPYTLKPQTFYFTIPHQVHLKEEVGPMYGTLVAFTEEFLALDDNRLLKKLPIIQNPYNGHELLLSARDIAFVEETLAKMTAEYQYPADWQHEMASAHLRVLLIYLSRLYTEQFTQAQQQVDRQLVKRFQSLVEARFKELHQVADYADLLHLSAGHLSETIKQQSGKTAIELIHERLVLEAKRLLFHTDHSVKEITARLGFEDASYFNRFFKRLTTRTPVEYRTSIREMYH from the coding sequence ATGAACCCGATCAGAACCGACCACGAAATCCCCCGGTATGCACTCAATCCACTCGACGGGGCTGGCAACTCGATGTTTCAGGTCGTGGAAGGCACCGGCCAGCTGCCGTCCCAGCAGGATGCGCTGCTCATTCCCCACCGCAAAGATTACTACTTTCTGGCGTACGTCCGCGACGGCAACACGCGGCATTGGGTCGACATGACGCCGTATACGCTAAAGCCGCAGACCTTCTATTTTACCATTCCGCATCAGGTCCACCTGAAAGAAGAAGTGGGCCCAATGTACGGTACCCTGGTTGCGTTTACGGAAGAATTTCTGGCGCTCGACGACAACCGCCTGCTGAAAAAACTCCCGATCATCCAGAATCCGTACAACGGCCACGAACTGCTCCTCAGCGCCCGCGATATTGCGTTTGTCGAAGAAACCCTGGCGAAAATGACGGCAGAATACCAGTACCCCGCCGACTGGCAACACGAGATGGCATCGGCCCACCTGCGGGTGCTATTGATTTACCTGAGCCGGCTTTATACCGAACAATTCACCCAGGCCCAGCAGCAGGTCGACCGGCAGTTGGTCAAACGGTTTCAGTCGCTGGTGGAAGCCCGGTTTAAAGAACTGCATCAGGTGGCCGACTACGCCGACCTGCTGCACCTGTCGGCGGGCCATCTGAGCGAGACCATCAAGCAGCAAAGCGGCAAAACGGCGATTGAACTCATTCACGAGCGGCTGGTGCTGGAAGCCAAACGGCTGCTGTTTCATACCGATCATTCTGTCAAGGAAATTACGGCCCGGCTGGGTTTCGAAGATGCCTCCTACTTCAACCGCTTCTTCAAACGCCTGACCACCCGGACCCCCGTGGAGTACCGAACCAGCATCCGCGAAATGTACCATTGA
- a CDS encoding SWIM zinc finger family protein has product MLILDTFDRQLAPTTVQKGRRFFTQQAVLSLEQTGQARWNADVEESEVYSVEIQLQDRAITDAFCDCPAEDSFCPHTVAALFALREKLKQRQPKAKRASKKLTLDDLLHQVTVEELRQFVADYAAADKSFASKIQLHFADKDPRIDVGKQYTELVRKAIRTHARRGFVEYRETGKLAREIRAILATGQQFLARKNYRDALTVSRVIVVELVNLFDHCDDSAGHLSSTVSSAINLLGQLADSEEAAQPLRQQLVDFVAAELKLSTYFEYADFGARLLDAAFRATMKLSEPDRFLVLIDQLIPLYRDEYDEYTQNLLRTTQIRFLKTLGRTDEVRRLTLENLEIVEVRQEVVAEAVDAGDFERAKVLVQEGIRLAEQKKHSGTVRRWQEQLLAIAYRENDLPTVRSWTKAFAFEPGQEVSLPYYRQWKQTFSARDWAREYRKLIQAMTQTAAQNASQRKAVWFYEPDTLFHQLAPIFVEEKQWLALLDLVQTQPSLERLQQAHPYLASRVPAEMLALYLPVLEKLGQKANDRSDYRRLAQLIAQIKNDIPEGVPVMNALIQVLKERNPRRLAFLEELNAVQ; this is encoded by the coding sequence ATGCTGATACTTGATACGTTCGACCGTCAACTCGCCCCAACCACCGTGCAAAAAGGACGCCGTTTTTTTACCCAACAGGCGGTTTTGTCCCTTGAGCAGACCGGCCAGGCACGGTGGAATGCCGACGTGGAGGAATCGGAGGTCTATTCGGTTGAAATCCAGTTGCAGGACCGAGCCATCACGGATGCCTTCTGCGACTGCCCGGCGGAGGATTCTTTCTGTCCGCATACCGTAGCCGCGCTGTTTGCCCTCCGCGAAAAGCTGAAACAGCGCCAACCGAAAGCCAAACGGGCTTCCAAAAAGCTGACACTCGACGATCTGCTGCACCAAGTGACCGTAGAGGAGCTTCGGCAGTTTGTGGCCGATTACGCGGCTGCGGACAAGAGCTTTGCCAGCAAGATTCAGCTTCATTTTGCCGACAAAGATCCGCGCATCGACGTTGGAAAGCAGTATACCGAACTGGTCCGGAAGGCGATCCGGACCCACGCCCGCCGGGGCTTTGTCGAATACCGGGAGACCGGAAAACTGGCCCGGGAGATCAGGGCTATCCTCGCAACGGGTCAGCAGTTTCTGGCCCGGAAAAACTACCGGGATGCGCTGACCGTCAGCCGGGTGATCGTGGTTGAACTGGTGAACCTGTTCGACCATTGCGACGACTCGGCGGGCCACCTCAGCAGCACGGTTTCCAGCGCGATCAACCTGCTGGGTCAACTGGCCGATTCGGAGGAAGCCGCCCAGCCGCTCCGGCAGCAACTGGTTGATTTTGTGGCCGCTGAACTGAAACTTTCAACTTATTTTGAGTACGCCGATTTTGGGGCCAGACTGCTTGATGCCGCCTTTCGGGCGACGATGAAGCTCAGTGAACCGGACCGCTTTCTGGTGCTGATCGACCAGTTGATTCCATTATACCGGGACGAATACGACGAGTATACTCAAAACCTGCTTCGAACCACCCAAATCCGGTTTCTAAAAACCCTTGGCCGCACCGACGAAGTTCGCAGGCTCACGCTGGAAAATCTGGAGATTGTTGAAGTCCGGCAGGAAGTGGTAGCGGAAGCCGTCGACGCGGGGGATTTTGAACGGGCGAAGGTGCTGGTTCAGGAAGGCATTCGGCTGGCCGAACAGAAAAAGCATTCCGGTACGGTTCGGCGGTGGCAGGAGCAGCTTCTGGCCATTGCTTACCGGGAAAACGATCTTCCAACGGTTCGATCCTGGACGAAAGCCTTTGCGTTCGAGCCGGGTCAGGAGGTTTCGCTTCCCTATTACCGCCAGTGGAAGCAAACCTTTTCAGCCCGCGACTGGGCGCGTGAATACCGGAAACTCATTCAGGCCATGACGCAAACGGCGGCCCAGAACGCCAGTCAGCGAAAAGCCGTCTGGTTTTATGAGCCCGATACGCTGTTTCATCAGTTGGCGCCTATTTTTGTGGAAGAAAAACAGTGGCTAGCGCTGCTCGATCTGGTGCAGACTCAGCCCAGTCTGGAGCGGCTTCAGCAGGCCCATCCGTACTTGGCTTCCCGTGTTCCGGCCGAGATGCTCGCCCTGTATCTGCCGGTGCTCGAAAAACTCGGGCAGAAAGCCAACGACCGTTCGGACTACCGGCGGCTGGCGCAGCTCATTGCCCAGATCAAAAATGACATTCCGGAAGGCGTCCCGGTCATGAACGCGCTGATTCAAGTACTGAAGGAACGAAATCCCCGACGACTCGCTTTTCTGGAAGAACTGAACGCGGTGCAGTAA